A single region of the Rhodococcus sp. W8901 genome encodes:
- a CDS encoding DUF5319 domain-containing protein, whose product MRDQLPPGLPPDPFAGDPADPSAALDAIEPGQPLDPHERLAVEEDLADLAVYEALLGHRGIRGLVVCCEDCQQDHYHDWDMLRANLLQLLVDGTVRPHEPAYDPSPDAYVTWDYCRGYADASMNDALHGDGFEL is encoded by the coding sequence GTGCGCGATCAACTGCCTCCCGGTCTTCCGCCGGACCCCTTCGCCGGTGACCCTGCCGACCCGTCTGCTGCGCTCGACGCGATCGAGCCGGGCCAGCCGCTGGATCCCCATGAGCGTCTCGCCGTGGAGGAGGACCTCGCGGACCTCGCCGTCTACGAGGCGCTGCTCGGCCACCGTGGAATTCGCGGACTGGTCGTGTGCTGCGAGGACTGCCAGCAGGACCACTACCACGACTGGGACATGCTGCGCGCGAACCTGCTCCAGCTGCTCGTCGACGGCACGGTCCGCCCGCACGAGCCCGCGTACGACCCGTCGCCCGACGCGTACGTCACCTGGGACTACTGCCGCGGCTACGCGGACGCCTCGATGAACGACGCCCTCCACGGCGACGGCTTCGAACTCTGA
- a CDS encoding GuaB3 family IMP dehydrogenase-related protein, with translation MRDLVEIGMGRTARRTYELDDINIVPSRRTRSSKEVSTAWQIDAYRFDIPVLAHPTDALVSPSFAIELGKAGGLGVINGEGLWGRHADVEVKLAELAEMAEKEIDPDAAVARLQELHAAPLQPELLAAAVAQVRDAGVTTAVRVSPQNARALTPALVKAGIDLLVIHGTIISAEHVAHGESEPLNLKTFISELDVPVIAGGVSDHRTALHLMRTGAAGVIVGYGSTEGATTTREVLGIGVPMATAIADAAAARRDYLDETGGRYVHVIADGDITSSGDFAKAIACGADAAVIGAPLAVAQEAPGGGWFWPSAAAHPSMPRGSLLPVSYGERPALDQVLNGPSDDPYGSLNFVGGLRRSMAKSGYSDLKEFQKVGLSVRA, from the coding sequence GTGCGCGACCTCGTCGAAATCGGCATGGGCAGAACTGCCCGACGCACCTACGAGTTGGACGACATCAACATCGTTCCCTCTCGCCGGACCCGTTCCTCGAAGGAGGTGTCGACGGCCTGGCAGATCGATGCGTACCGCTTCGACATCCCCGTCCTGGCTCATCCGACCGACGCGCTGGTGTCGCCGTCGTTCGCGATCGAGCTCGGCAAGGCCGGCGGTCTCGGTGTCATCAACGGTGAGGGCCTGTGGGGTCGGCACGCCGACGTCGAGGTCAAGCTCGCCGAGCTCGCCGAGATGGCCGAGAAGGAGATCGATCCCGACGCAGCCGTCGCACGCCTGCAGGAACTGCACGCCGCGCCGCTGCAGCCCGAGCTGCTCGCGGCAGCGGTCGCGCAGGTCCGCGACGCCGGTGTCACCACAGCTGTCCGCGTCAGCCCGCAGAACGCCCGCGCGCTCACCCCGGCGCTCGTGAAGGCCGGCATCGACCTGCTGGTCATCCACGGCACGATCATCTCGGCCGAGCACGTCGCGCACGGCGAGAGCGAGCCGCTGAACCTCAAGACGTTCATCTCCGAGTTGGACGTCCCGGTCATCGCCGGTGGTGTGAGCGACCACCGCACCGCGCTGCATCTGATGCGTACGGGCGCGGCCGGCGTCATCGTGGGCTACGGCTCCACCGAGGGCGCCACCACCACCCGTGAGGTGCTCGGCATCGGCGTGCCGATGGCGACGGCGATCGCCGACGCCGCCGCGGCTCGCCGGGACTACCTCGACGAGACCGGCGGACGCTACGTCCACGTCATCGCCGACGGCGACATCACGTCGTCGGGCGACTTCGCGAAGGCCATCGCATGCGGTGCCGACGCGGCCGTCATCGGTGCGCCCCTCGCGGTGGCGCAGGAGGCTCCGGGCGGTGGCTGGTTCTGGCCGTCCGCGGCCGCGCACCCGTCGATGCCGCGTGGCTCGCTGCTGCCGGTCTCGTACGGCGAGCGTCCGGCGCTCGACCAGGTCCTGAACGGGCCGTCGGACGACCCGTACGGTTCGCTCAACTTCGTCGGCGGCCTGCGCCGCTCGATGGCGAAGTCGGGCTACTCCGACCTCAAGGAGTTCCAGAAGGTCGGCCTGAGCGTTCGCGCCTGA
- the guaB gene encoding IMP dehydrogenase: protein MSSTGGHVHTGGDDPNKVAMLGLTFDDVLLLPAASDVVPNQVDTSSQLTREIRLNVPLVSSAMDTVTEARMAIAMARAGGMGVLHRNSAVEAQAGWVETVKRSEAGMVTDPVTCSPSDTLAEVDAKCARFRISGLPVTDETGTLVGIITNRDMRFEVDENRPVAEVMTKAPLITAREGVTAEVALGLLRRHKIEKLPIVDGHGKLTGLITVKDFVKTEQHPNATKDRDGRLLVGAAVGVGDDAWVRAMTLADAGADVLVVDSAHGHQINILQMIAKLKAEIGDRVQLIGGNVATRAGALALAEAGADAVKIGVGPGSICTTRVIAGVGAPQITAILEATAACKALGVPVIADGGLQFSGDVAKALAAGASTAMLGSLLAGTAESPGELILVGGKQFKSYRGMGSLGAMQSRGQGKSYSKDRYFQDDVLAEDKLVPEGIEGRVPFRGPLSQVIHQLTGGLRAAMGYTGSGTIEQLQEAQFVQITAAGLKESHPHDITMTVEAPNYAAR from the coding sequence ATGAGTAGTACCGGAGGGCACGTGCACACCGGGGGAGACGACCCGAACAAGGTTGCGATGCTGGGTCTAACCTTCGACGACGTGCTGCTGCTGCCGGCGGCTTCGGACGTCGTCCCCAACCAGGTGGACACCTCGAGCCAGCTGACCCGTGAGATCCGCCTCAACGTCCCGCTGGTGAGTTCGGCGATGGACACCGTCACCGAGGCCCGCATGGCCATCGCCATGGCGCGCGCCGGCGGCATGGGTGTCCTGCACCGCAATTCCGCCGTCGAGGCGCAGGCCGGATGGGTCGAGACCGTCAAGCGGTCCGAGGCCGGCATGGTGACCGATCCGGTCACGTGCAGTCCGTCGGACACCCTCGCCGAGGTCGACGCCAAGTGCGCGCGGTTCCGTATCTCCGGACTGCCCGTCACGGACGAGACCGGCACCCTCGTCGGCATCATCACCAACCGCGACATGCGGTTCGAGGTGGACGAGAACCGTCCGGTCGCCGAGGTGATGACCAAGGCGCCGCTGATCACCGCGCGCGAGGGTGTGACCGCCGAGGTCGCGCTCGGCCTGCTGCGTCGTCACAAGATCGAGAAGCTCCCGATCGTCGACGGCCACGGCAAGCTCACCGGGCTCATCACGGTCAAGGACTTCGTCAAGACCGAGCAGCACCCCAACGCCACCAAGGACCGCGACGGACGCCTGCTCGTCGGTGCGGCGGTCGGTGTCGGTGACGACGCCTGGGTCCGCGCGATGACGCTGGCCGACGCCGGTGCCGACGTCCTCGTCGTCGACAGCGCGCACGGCCACCAGATCAACATCTTGCAGATGATCGCGAAGCTCAAGGCCGAGATCGGCGACCGCGTCCAGCTCATCGGCGGCAACGTCGCCACCCGCGCCGGCGCTCTCGCTCTCGCCGAGGCCGGCGCGGACGCCGTCAAGATCGGTGTCGGCCCCGGCTCCATCTGCACCACCCGCGTCATCGCCGGTGTCGGCGCCCCGCAGATCACCGCGATCCTCGAGGCCACGGCCGCGTGCAAGGCACTCGGTGTCCCGGTCATCGCCGACGGCGGCCTGCAGTTCTCCGGTGACGTCGCCAAGGCGCTCGCCGCCGGCGCGTCCACCGCGATGCTCGGCTCGCTCCTCGCCGGCACCGCCGAGTCCCCGGGCGAGCTGATCCTGGTCGGCGGCAAGCAGTTCAAGAGCTACCGCGGCATGGGCTCGCTCGGCGCGATGCAGAGCCGCGGACAGGGCAAGTCCTACTCCAAGGACCGCTACTTCCAGGACGACGTGCTCGCCGAGGACAAGCTGGTCCCCGAGGGCATCGAGGGCCGGGTTCCGTTCCGCGGCCCGCTGTCGCAGGTGATCCACCAGCTCACCGGCGGCCTGCGCGCGGCCATGGGCTACACCGGCTCCGGGACGATCGAGCAGCTCCAGGAGGCGCAGTTCGTGCAGATCACCGCGGCGGGCCTCAAGGAGAGCCATCCGCACGACATCACCATGACCGTCGAAGCGCCGAACTACGCTGCCCGCTAA